A DNA window from Streptomyces sp. 71268 contains the following coding sequences:
- a CDS encoding phage holin family protein: MSAADEGGNRSLGQLVSTATSELSALVHDEIALAKAELRQDVKRVVMGSTAGIVAGVLLLFSLPVLSFALAYGFHAWTDLGLAWCFLIVGGLYWLLAIVLGLLALAKFKKVKPPQKSIASAKETAAVLGNVKPHPRTPGEVVPSGAHVVTRSTA, from the coding sequence ATGAGCGCAGCCGACGAGGGCGGAAACCGTAGCCTCGGGCAATTGGTGTCCACGGCCACCAGTGAGCTGTCCGCGTTGGTGCACGACGAGATCGCGCTGGCCAAGGCCGAGTTGCGGCAGGACGTCAAGCGCGTCGTGATGGGCAGCACCGCGGGCATCGTGGCCGGTGTCCTGCTGCTGTTCTCGCTGCCGGTGCTCAGCTTCGCCCTCGCGTACGGCTTCCACGCCTGGACCGACCTGGGCCTGGCCTGGTGCTTCCTGATCGTGGGCGGCCTGTACTGGCTCCTCGCGATCGTGCTCGGGCTGCTGGCGCTGGCGAAGTTCAAGAAGGTCAAGCCGCCGCAGAAGTCCATCGCTTCGGCCAAGGAGACCGCCGCCGTGCTGGGCAACGTCAAGCCCCACCCCCGCACGCCGGGCGAGGTCGTCCCCTCGGGCGCCCATGTTGTGACACGCTCGACTGCATGA
- the nhaA gene encoding Na+/H+ antiporter NhaA codes for MATPGNRKFLGRLSLPERNYVAEALRTETVGGVLLLVAAVAALLLTNTPLGDTYNDVRDFSFGPESLHLHLSIGAWAQDGLLTIFFFVAGIELKRELVAGELRDPKAAALPVIAAVCGMAVPALVYTVVSLSGGGSMDGWAVPTATDIAFALAVLAVIGTALPASLRAFLLTLAVVDDLFAILIIAVFFTTDINVVALVLSFVGLAVFWGLLRLGVRGWYVYLPLAVVVWAFMHASGVHATVAGVAMGLMLRCTVREGEEHSPGERIEHLVRPVSAGLAVPLFALFAAGVSISGGAVADVFTKPETLGVVLGLVIGKTIGVFGGSWLAARFTKAELNDELAWADVLAVASLAGIGFTVSLLIGELAFTDDPLLADEVKAAVLIGSVLAAVFASVLLKLRNNKYKKLYEEEERDEDQDGVPDIYELDRPDYHLRMAAIYEEKAAEHRRLAEAAAASQSTDGDGPA; via the coding sequence GTGGCCACGCCCGGTAACCGCAAGTTCCTTGGACGACTCTCCCTCCCCGAGCGGAACTACGTCGCGGAAGCCCTCCGCACGGAGACGGTGGGCGGCGTACTGCTGCTCGTCGCCGCGGTGGCGGCCCTGCTGCTGACCAACACGCCGCTCGGTGACACGTACAACGATGTCCGGGACTTCTCGTTCGGGCCCGAATCCCTCCACCTGCACCTGAGCATCGGCGCGTGGGCCCAGGACGGTCTCCTCACCATCTTCTTCTTCGTCGCCGGCATCGAGCTCAAGCGCGAACTCGTGGCCGGCGAGTTGCGCGACCCCAAGGCCGCCGCGCTGCCGGTGATCGCGGCCGTGTGTGGCATGGCGGTGCCCGCGCTCGTCTACACCGTGGTCTCCCTCAGCGGTGGCGGCAGCATGGACGGCTGGGCGGTGCCGACGGCGACGGACATCGCGTTCGCGCTGGCCGTACTCGCCGTGATCGGGACCGCGCTGCCCGCCTCGTTGCGCGCGTTCCTGCTCACCCTGGCCGTCGTTGACGACCTGTTCGCCATCCTGATCATCGCGGTCTTCTTCACGACCGACATCAACGTGGTCGCGCTCGTGCTCTCCTTCGTCGGGCTCGCCGTCTTCTGGGGGCTGCTCCGACTGGGGGTGCGCGGCTGGTACGTGTACCTGCCGCTGGCCGTGGTGGTCTGGGCGTTCATGCACGCCAGCGGCGTGCACGCGACGGTCGCCGGCGTGGCCATGGGTCTGATGCTGCGGTGCACCGTGCGCGAGGGCGAGGAGCACTCCCCCGGCGAGCGCATCGAGCACCTGGTGCGGCCGGTGTCGGCGGGGCTGGCGGTGCCGCTGTTCGCGCTGTTCGCGGCGGGCGTCTCCATCTCGGGCGGCGCGGTGGCTGACGTGTTCACCAAGCCGGAGACGCTGGGCGTGGTGCTCGGCCTGGTGATCGGCAAGACCATAGGGGTCTTCGGCGGTTCGTGGCTGGCCGCGCGGTTCACCAAGGCGGAGCTGAACGACGAACTGGCCTGGGCCGACGTGCTGGCCGTCGCCTCGCTCGCGGGCATCGGCTTCACCGTCTCGCTGCTCATCGGCGAGCTGGCCTTCACCGACGACCCGCTGCTGGCCGACGAGGTGAAGGCGGCGGTCCTGATCGGCTCGGTGCTGGCCGCGGTCTTCGCCAGCGTGCTGCTCAAGCTGCGTAACAACAAGTACAAGAAGTTGTACGAAGAGGAGGAGCGCGACGAGGATCAGGACGGCGTTCCGGACATCTACGAACTCGACCGGCCTGACTACCACCTGCGAATGGCGGCGATCTACGAGGAGAAGGCCGCCGAACACCGCAGACTGGCGGAGGCCGCCGCGGCATCGCAGAGCACCGACGGCGACGGTCCGGCATGA
- a CDS encoding MarP family serine protease: MNVLDILLLVAAAWFAVIGYRQGFVVGVLSVTGFLGGGLVALYLLPVIWDRTTDKASPGSFGAISAVVIVIVCASVGQACTTHLGNKLRRHITWSPARAIDATGGALVNVMAMLLVAWLIGSAIAGSSLPTLGKEVRNSKVLLGVARVVPEEANTWFDDFGSVLAENRFPQVFSPFAEEPITSVPAPDPKLANSPAVERARQSIVKVVGTASSCGKVLEGTGFVYAPHRVMTNAHVVGGVDEPTVQIGGEGRLYDAEVVLYDWKRDIAVLDVPALRAPALRFAEGDAGSGDGAIVAGFPENGDFNVQAARVRGRIEADGPDIYHRGTVHRDVYSLYTTVRQGNSGGPLLTPEGRVYGVVFARSLDDANTGYALTASEVQENITEGRTADDQVDTQGCAM, from the coding sequence GTGAACGTGCTGGACATCCTGCTGCTGGTCGCCGCCGCGTGGTTCGCCGTCATCGGCTACCGCCAGGGCTTCGTCGTCGGCGTGCTGTCGGTCACCGGGTTCCTTGGCGGCGGCCTGGTCGCCCTGTACCTGCTGCCGGTCATATGGGACCGGACCACCGACAAGGCATCGCCGGGCTCGTTCGGCGCGATCTCCGCGGTCGTCATCGTGATCGTGTGCGCCAGCGTCGGCCAGGCGTGCACCACCCACCTGGGCAACAAGCTGCGCCGGCACATCACCTGGTCACCGGCGCGCGCCATCGACGCCACCGGTGGGGCGCTGGTCAACGTCATGGCGATGCTGCTGGTCGCCTGGCTGATCGGTTCCGCCATCGCCGGCAGCTCGCTGCCCACACTGGGCAAGGAGGTCCGCAACTCCAAGGTGCTGCTCGGCGTGGCCCGCGTCGTACCCGAGGAGGCCAACACCTGGTTCGACGACTTCGGTTCGGTACTGGCGGAGAACCGTTTTCCGCAGGTGTTCTCGCCGTTCGCGGAGGAACCGATCACCTCCGTGCCGGCCCCCGACCCCAAGCTCGCCAACAGCCCCGCCGTGGAGCGCGCCCGGCAGAGCATCGTCAAGGTGGTCGGCACCGCGTCGAGCTGCGGCAAGGTCCTGGAGGGCACGGGCTTCGTCTACGCGCCGCACCGCGTGATGACCAACGCCCACGTCGTCGGCGGCGTCGACGAGCCCACCGTGCAGATCGGCGGGGAGGGCAGGCTGTATGACGCGGAGGTCGTGCTCTACGACTGGAAGCGCGACATCGCCGTACTGGACGTCCCCGCGCTGCGCGCCCCCGCCCTGCGGTTCGCGGAGGGCGACGCGGGCAGCGGCGACGGCGCGATCGTGGCGGGCTTCCCGGAGAACGGCGACTTCAACGTGCAGGCGGCTCGCGTCCGCGGCCGCATCGAGGCCGACGGCCCGGACATCTACCACCGCGGCACGGTCCACCGCGACGTCTACTCCCTCTACACCACCGTCCGCCAGGGCAACTCGGGCGGCCCTCTGCTGACCCCCGAGGGCCGCGTCTACGGCGTCGTCTTCGCGCGCTCCCTCGACGACGCCAACACGGGCTACGCGCTGACCGCCAGCGAGGTCCAGGAGAACATCACCGAAGGCCGCACGGCCGACGACCAGGTGGACACCCAGGGCTGCGCCATGTGA
- a CDS encoding alpha/beta hydrolase, whose amino-acid sequence MTAPEPPARLASVVRPDGPWTHRDVAANGARFHIAEMGEGPLVLLLHGFPQFWWAWRHQLPRLAEAGFRAVAMDLRGVGGSDRTPRGYDPANLALDVTGVIRSLGEPDAALVGHDLGGYLAWTAAVMRPKLVRRLAVCSAPHPRRWRSAMLRDVKQSRASGHVWSFQRPWLPERQLVADDAALVGRLVTDWSGPRPLDEEAVEVYRQAMRIPSTAHCSVEPYRWLVRSLARPDGVQFYRRMKRPVRVPTLHLHGSLDPVTRVRSAAGSGEYVEAPYRWRLFDGLGHFPPEEDPIAFSTELINWLRDPEPDR is encoded by the coding sequence ATGACGGCTCCTGAACCCCCTGCTCGGCTCGCCTCCGTCGTACGCCCCGACGGCCCGTGGACACACCGGGACGTCGCGGCGAACGGCGCCAGGTTTCACATCGCCGAGATGGGCGAAGGGCCGCTGGTTCTGCTGCTGCACGGCTTCCCGCAGTTCTGGTGGGCGTGGCGGCACCAGTTGCCACGGCTCGCCGAGGCCGGGTTCCGCGCGGTGGCGATGGACCTGCGCGGGGTGGGCGGCAGCGACCGTACGCCCCGCGGGTACGACCCGGCCAACCTCGCGCTCGACGTCACCGGGGTGATCCGCTCTCTCGGCGAGCCGGACGCCGCGCTCGTCGGGCACGATCTCGGCGGCTACCTGGCGTGGACAGCGGCGGTGATGCGGCCCAAGTTGGTGCGCCGGTTGGCCGTGTGCTCGGCGCCGCATCCGCGCCGCTGGCGTTCTGCCATGCTCCGCGACGTCAAGCAGAGCCGGGCCAGCGGCCACGTGTGGAGCTTCCAGCGCCCGTGGCTGCCCGAGCGGCAACTCGTCGCGGACGACGCCGCGCTGGTCGGACGGTTGGTCACGGACTGGTCCGGGCCGCGGCCGCTTGACGAGGAGGCCGTGGAGGTCTACCGACAGGCGATGCGCATCCCCTCCACCGCGCACTGCTCCGTCGAGCCCTACCGGTGGCTGGTGCGCTCGCTCGCGCGCCCGGACGGCGTGCAGTTCTACCGTCGGATGAAGCGCCCGGTGCGGGTGCCGACGCTGCACCTGCACGGCTCGCTCGACCCGGTGACGCGGGTGCGCAGCGCGGCGGGGTCCGGCGAGTACGTGGAGGCGCCGTACCGGTGGCGCCTCTTCGACGGGTTGGGCCACTTCCCTCCCGAGGAGGACCCGATCGCGTTCTCCACGGAACTGATCAACTGGTTGCGGGACCCCGAGCCCGACCGCTGA